Proteins encoded together in one Astatotilapia calliptera chromosome 7, fAstCal1.2, whole genome shotgun sequence window:
- the fer gene encoding tyrosine-protein kinase Fer isoform X1: protein MGFGRDLRNSHEGLLKLQDWELKLLETVKRFMTLRVKSDKEYASLLLSMTQQMEKQETADYVSTVSKSWSQVIRQTEALGRIMRSHADDLNSGPLHRLATLIRDKQQVKKSYQSLHQQLESHIHKVTRTDLDKLKVTYRQLSRDASNAKEKYREAVAKGREVERARDRYDKAMGKLHNLHNQYVLAVCSARTQQDEHRCHAAPALLDALQRMQEDMTLALKSILEEYCEISSLLSEEIVKVHQEIAAAVEQIDPLAEYQHFIDAYRSPETPEATVEFDASLSEEMDNLPANEILWNTLTVESLRAKLSSATEELQLTQQNLQGKEALADDLDNKIQTSQQSAEKKSDCVLLLSQKLSLLELRHAVQSLRSSEASLASQKALLDAKMADAAASPPPPPPPPALPYEDDTRSVGSTDKVKDRGSRFDTLRHSLAGMIRSPKAMLGSSTSQFFDVIPTSERPLAEQEWYHGAIPRIEAQELLRQQGEFLVRESHGKPGEYVLSVFSDDQRRHFIIQYADNQYRFEGTGFTTIPQLIEHHFTTKQVITKKSGVVLQNPVVKDKKWILNHEDVVLGDLLGKGNFGEVYKGTLQRDKTPVAVKTCKEDLLPELKIRFLSEARILKQYDHPNIVKLIGVCTQRQPIYIVMELVPGGDFLSFLRKKKDELKTKQLLRFAVDAAAGMAYLESKNCIHRDLAARNCLVGDNSVLKISDFGMSRQEDDGIYSSSGLKQIPIKWTAPEALNYGRYSSESDVWSYGILLWETFSLGVCPYPGMTNQQAREQVEKGYRMACPQRCPDDVYKVMQRCWQYSPEDRPKFSELQRDLAAIKKK from the exons CTGCTGGAGACGGTGAAGCGCTTCATGACGCTGCGGGTGAAAAGTGATAAAGAGTATGCCTCTCTGCTGCTCAGCATGACGCAGCAGATGGAGAAACAAGAAACTGCCGACTATGTCAGCACCGTGAGTAAG TCGTGGTCGCAGGTGATTCGTCAGACGGAGGCGTTGGGTCGGATAATGAGAAGTCACGCCGACGATTTGAACTCGGGGCCACTGCACCGTCTCGCCACGCTGATCCGGGACAAGCAGCAGGTGAAGAAGAGCTACCAAAGTCTTCATCAGCAGCTGGAGAGCCACATCCACAAG GTAACCAGGACTGACCTGGATAAGCTGAAGGTGACGTATCGTCAGTTGAGCCGTGATGCCAGCAACGCCAAAGAGAAATACAGAGAGGCTGTAGCCAAAG GCCGTGAGGTGGAGCGTGCCCGCGACCGTTATGACAAGGCTATGGGGAAGCTCCACAACCTTCACAACCAGTATGTGCTCGCGGTGTGCAGCGCCCGGACGCAGCAGGATGAACACCGCTGCCATGCCGCACCCGCCCTGCTGGACGCTCTGCAGAGGATGCAGGAAGACATGACACTTGCCCT GAAAAGTATTCTTGAGGAGTACTGTGAGATCAGCAGTCTTCTCTCTGAGGAGATCGTGAAGGTCCATCAGGAGATTGCGGCAGCAGTTGAGCAGATCGATCCTCTTGCCGAGTATCAGCACTTCATCGACGCCTACAG GTCTCCGGAGACGCCAGAGGCGACTGTGGAGTTTGACGCATCTCTTTCGGAGGAGATGGACAACCTGCCGGCCAATGAGATTTTGTGGAACACGCTGACAGTTGAAAGCTTGAGAGCCAA GTTGTCGTCGGCAAcagaggagctgcagctgaCTCAGCAGAATCTGCAGGGCAAGGAGGCGCTGGCTGACGACCTGGACAACAAAATCCAGACGAGTCAGCAGAGTGCGGAGAAGAAGAGCGA CTGCGTCCTGCTGCTCAGTCAGAAACTCTCTCTCCTCGAGCTTCGGCACGCTGTCCAATCACTGCGCAGCTCAGAGGCGAGCCTTGCCTCCCAGAAGGCCTTGCTCGACGCCAAGATGGCAGATGCTGCTGCTTCCCCTCCCCCGCCACCACCACCCCCCGCACTGCCATACGAGGACGATACTCGCTCTGTCGGATCAACT gacaaAGTGAAGGACCGTGGATCTCGGTTCGACACTCTTCGTCACTCTCTGGCTGGGATGATTCGATCTCCCAAAGCAATGCTGGGCTCCTCTACCTCG CAGTTCTTTGATGTGATCCCCACATCGGAACGCCCTCTAGCAGAGCAAGAGTGGTACCACGGCGCCATCCCCCGCATTGAGGCTCAGGAGTTACTACGGCAACAGGGAGAATTCCTCGTTAGGGAGAGCCATGGCAAACCGGGCGAGTATGTCCTGTCTGTCTTTTCTGACGATCAGAGACGTCACTTCATCATCCAGTATGCTGAT AATCAGTACCGTTTTGAGGGGACGGGCTTCACCACCATCCCTCAGCTCATTGAGCATCACTTCACCACCAAGCAAGTCATTACCAAGAAGTCTGGAGTCGTGCTGCAAAACCCCGTTGTAAAG GACAAGAAGTGGATCCTGAACCATGAGGATGTGGTGCTGGGGGACCTGCTGGGAAAG GGTAACTTTGGCGAGGTGTACAAAGGGACTCTGCAGCGAGACAAAACACCGGTCGCCGTGAAAACGTGTAAAGAGGATTTGCTTCCAGAGCTGAAGATCCGCTTTCTGTCTGAGGCCAG aatCCTGAAGCAGTATGACCACCCGAACATTGTGAAGCTGATTGGCGTTTGTACCCAGCGACAGCCGATCTACATTGTCATGGAgctcgttcctg GTGGAGACTTTCTGTCattcctgagaaagaagaaggATGAGCTGAAGACCAAACAGCTGCTTCGCTTTGCAGTTGATGCTGCGGCTGGGATGGCGTACCTGGAGAGCAAAAACTGCATCCATAG GGACCTGGCAGCGAGGAACTGTCTTGTCGGGGATAACAGCGTGCTGAAGATCAGTGACTTTGGGATGAGTCGTCAGGAGGATGACGGCATTTATTCTTCTTCTGGACTCAAACAGATCCCCATAAAATGGACTGCACCTGAGGCGCTCAACtatg GTCGTTACAGCTCAGAGAGCGATGTGTGGAGTTACGGTATCCTCCTGTGGGAAACCTTCAGTCTGGGGGTATGTCCTTACCCGGGGATGACCAATCAGCAGGCTCGAGAACAGGTGGAGAAAG GTTACAGGATGGCTTGCCCTCAACGTTGCCCTGACGATGTGTACAAAGTGATGCAGCGCTGCTGGCAGTACAGCCCCGAGGACCGGCCCAAGTTCTCCGAGCTGCAGCGGGACCTTGCTGCTATTAAGAAGAAGTGA
- the fer gene encoding tyrosine-protein kinase Fer isoform X2 codes for MGFGRDLRNSHEGLLKLQDWELKLLETVKRFMTLRVKSDKEYASLLLSMTQQMEKQETADYVSTVSKSWSQVIRQTEALGRIMRSHADDLNSGPLHRLATLIRDKQQVKKSYQSLHQQLESHIHKVTRTDLDKLKVTYRQLSRDASNAKEKYREAVAKGREVERARDRYDKAMGKLHNLHNQYVLAVCSARTQQDEHRCHAAPALLDALQRMQEDMTLALKSILEEYCEISSLLSEEIVKVHQEIAAAVEQIDPLAEYQHFIDAYRSPETPEATVEFDASLSEEMDNLPANEILWNTLTVESLRAKLSSATEELQLTQQNLQGKEALADDLDNKIQTSQQSAEKKSDCVLLLSQKLSLLELRHAVQSLRSSEASLASQKALLDAKMADAAASPPPPPPPPALPYEDDTRSVGSTDKVKDRGSRFDTLRHSLAGMIRSPKAMLGSSTSFFDVIPTSERPLAEQEWYHGAIPRIEAQELLRQQGEFLVRESHGKPGEYVLSVFSDDQRRHFIIQYADNQYRFEGTGFTTIPQLIEHHFTTKQVITKKSGVVLQNPVVKDKKWILNHEDVVLGDLLGKGNFGEVYKGTLQRDKTPVAVKTCKEDLLPELKIRFLSEARILKQYDHPNIVKLIGVCTQRQPIYIVMELVPGGDFLSFLRKKKDELKTKQLLRFAVDAAAGMAYLESKNCIHRDLAARNCLVGDNSVLKISDFGMSRQEDDGIYSSSGLKQIPIKWTAPEALNYGRYSSESDVWSYGILLWETFSLGVCPYPGMTNQQAREQVEKGYRMACPQRCPDDVYKVMQRCWQYSPEDRPKFSELQRDLAAIKKK; via the exons CTGCTGGAGACGGTGAAGCGCTTCATGACGCTGCGGGTGAAAAGTGATAAAGAGTATGCCTCTCTGCTGCTCAGCATGACGCAGCAGATGGAGAAACAAGAAACTGCCGACTATGTCAGCACCGTGAGTAAG TCGTGGTCGCAGGTGATTCGTCAGACGGAGGCGTTGGGTCGGATAATGAGAAGTCACGCCGACGATTTGAACTCGGGGCCACTGCACCGTCTCGCCACGCTGATCCGGGACAAGCAGCAGGTGAAGAAGAGCTACCAAAGTCTTCATCAGCAGCTGGAGAGCCACATCCACAAG GTAACCAGGACTGACCTGGATAAGCTGAAGGTGACGTATCGTCAGTTGAGCCGTGATGCCAGCAACGCCAAAGAGAAATACAGAGAGGCTGTAGCCAAAG GCCGTGAGGTGGAGCGTGCCCGCGACCGTTATGACAAGGCTATGGGGAAGCTCCACAACCTTCACAACCAGTATGTGCTCGCGGTGTGCAGCGCCCGGACGCAGCAGGATGAACACCGCTGCCATGCCGCACCCGCCCTGCTGGACGCTCTGCAGAGGATGCAGGAAGACATGACACTTGCCCT GAAAAGTATTCTTGAGGAGTACTGTGAGATCAGCAGTCTTCTCTCTGAGGAGATCGTGAAGGTCCATCAGGAGATTGCGGCAGCAGTTGAGCAGATCGATCCTCTTGCCGAGTATCAGCACTTCATCGACGCCTACAG GTCTCCGGAGACGCCAGAGGCGACTGTGGAGTTTGACGCATCTCTTTCGGAGGAGATGGACAACCTGCCGGCCAATGAGATTTTGTGGAACACGCTGACAGTTGAAAGCTTGAGAGCCAA GTTGTCGTCGGCAAcagaggagctgcagctgaCTCAGCAGAATCTGCAGGGCAAGGAGGCGCTGGCTGACGACCTGGACAACAAAATCCAGACGAGTCAGCAGAGTGCGGAGAAGAAGAGCGA CTGCGTCCTGCTGCTCAGTCAGAAACTCTCTCTCCTCGAGCTTCGGCACGCTGTCCAATCACTGCGCAGCTCAGAGGCGAGCCTTGCCTCCCAGAAGGCCTTGCTCGACGCCAAGATGGCAGATGCTGCTGCTTCCCCTCCCCCGCCACCACCACCCCCCGCACTGCCATACGAGGACGATACTCGCTCTGTCGGATCAACT gacaaAGTGAAGGACCGTGGATCTCGGTTCGACACTCTTCGTCACTCTCTGGCTGGGATGATTCGATCTCCCAAAGCAATGCTGGGCTCCTCTACCTCG TTCTTTGATGTGATCCCCACATCGGAACGCCCTCTAGCAGAGCAAGAGTGGTACCACGGCGCCATCCCCCGCATTGAGGCTCAGGAGTTACTACGGCAACAGGGAGAATTCCTCGTTAGGGAGAGCCATGGCAAACCGGGCGAGTATGTCCTGTCTGTCTTTTCTGACGATCAGAGACGTCACTTCATCATCCAGTATGCTGAT AATCAGTACCGTTTTGAGGGGACGGGCTTCACCACCATCCCTCAGCTCATTGAGCATCACTTCACCACCAAGCAAGTCATTACCAAGAAGTCTGGAGTCGTGCTGCAAAACCCCGTTGTAAAG GACAAGAAGTGGATCCTGAACCATGAGGATGTGGTGCTGGGGGACCTGCTGGGAAAG GGTAACTTTGGCGAGGTGTACAAAGGGACTCTGCAGCGAGACAAAACACCGGTCGCCGTGAAAACGTGTAAAGAGGATTTGCTTCCAGAGCTGAAGATCCGCTTTCTGTCTGAGGCCAG aatCCTGAAGCAGTATGACCACCCGAACATTGTGAAGCTGATTGGCGTTTGTACCCAGCGACAGCCGATCTACATTGTCATGGAgctcgttcctg GTGGAGACTTTCTGTCattcctgagaaagaagaaggATGAGCTGAAGACCAAACAGCTGCTTCGCTTTGCAGTTGATGCTGCGGCTGGGATGGCGTACCTGGAGAGCAAAAACTGCATCCATAG GGACCTGGCAGCGAGGAACTGTCTTGTCGGGGATAACAGCGTGCTGAAGATCAGTGACTTTGGGATGAGTCGTCAGGAGGATGACGGCATTTATTCTTCTTCTGGACTCAAACAGATCCCCATAAAATGGACTGCACCTGAGGCGCTCAACtatg GTCGTTACAGCTCAGAGAGCGATGTGTGGAGTTACGGTATCCTCCTGTGGGAAACCTTCAGTCTGGGGGTATGTCCTTACCCGGGGATGACCAATCAGCAGGCTCGAGAACAGGTGGAGAAAG GTTACAGGATGGCTTGCCCTCAACGTTGCCCTGACGATGTGTACAAAGTGATGCAGCGCTGCTGGCAGTACAGCCCCGAGGACCGGCCCAAGTTCTCCGAGCTGCAGCGGGACCTTGCTGCTATTAAGAAGAAGTGA